The genomic window TATCATCCATCAGTGGACTCATCATTGCGATTCAGTTCAACTTTCCTCCCGGACCTTCTATGGCTGTAGTGACGACTTTATTCTATCTCATGATCGTAGTGGCTGCACCGGGAAAAGGACTATTCTCTCGTTGGTGGATCAGAAGGCAGGTAGAAAACAGGGTCATCATTGAAGATATTGTCAAAAATTTATATAAACTTGAATTTGATCATGTCTCTCCGGAGACCATTCAATCTTTGACAGGGCATTCAAAAAAAAAGCTGGATAAGTGGCTCAATGTTTTACAAAAAAGGAAATTAGTGATCTGGGAAAATAATGAAATCAAACTTACGGAAGAAGGCAAAATAAGAGCTAATCAATTGATCAGAGCACATAGATTGTGGGAAACATTTTTGGTTGATGAATTAGGGCTTGACGAAGATCAAATTCATTCTGAAGCAGAGGTATATGAGCATTATCTACCTGACGAAATTCTGCAAGAAGTAGATAAAAAACTCGGATATCCATCGCGTGATCCGCATGGTTCGACGATTCCCAAGGAACGCACTTAGATCAGAGCGGTTGGTGCAATTTCTTCGATTTGAAGAACATATTGATAGATTTTGATGTTTGGCTTGCATTATGGCTATTATAATCACAGAAGAATGTATCAATTGTGGAGCGTGTGAGCCAGAATGCCCAAATCATGCAATTTATGAAGGTGGAATAGATTGGGCCCTATCAGATGGTAACACGGTTCGGGGACCATATACTCTTGTGGATGGAAGAGTGGTTGATGCCGATTCCAAACAAAAGCCAATCAGCAACGAATATTACTTTATCGTCCCCTCAAAGTGTACGGAGTGTGTTGGATTTCATGACGAGCCGCAATGCGCTGCTGTTTGCCCGGTAGATTGTTGTGTACCAGACCCCGCTCATCGGGAAAGTGAAGAAGAATTGCTCCAAAGAAAGGCCAATCTGCATCTGTAAGTAAGCTGAGTTTTATTTTTTTGAATGTTCTCTTGGGCTGTAAATTCCTATTTGGTTGTAGGTGGTAAATAATATTTTTAGACCCATTCTACCTCAAACTACCTGCTAGTCATTATTTTTATGCAGAATGTAAAAATAATAAAACCAACTAATTGAAATACAATATTTTACATAACAAATATTATCTAATATATATTTATATTATTTGTTCCGGCAGTTTTTTGTTTGGCCAAACGCTTTCGAGTAAGCCTACTATTGTGGCAAATGCCTCGATGCTTAATCCCTGCAATCTGGTAGTCAACGCAGGACCTGATATCACCGTGTGTGAAGGCTCAGGGAAGATGCTCGATGGAGACGTGAGTGGCTCCAATTTTAGTTTTGAGTGGACTCCAGCTGATGGTTTGGATGATCCTACTGCTTTAAAGCCCACTGCTTCTCCGTCTATGACCACAACTTATACGCTGACCGCAATGGCAACTTCAGACAATCTGATCAATAATGGGGATTTTGAAAATGGATCTATAGCTCCTGGATTAACCAATTACGTCTATGTGCCCGACGCTGTTCAGATCGCAACCAATTACGCCAACAATTACACGATCATAGACTATCCCGCGATATCTGCACAGTTTGGTTGTGACACCCGGGGGACTTATTCTTTGGTCATCCA from Saprospiraceae bacterium includes these protein-coding regions:
- a CDS encoding 4Fe-4S dicluster domain-containing protein, which gives rise to MAIIITEECINCGACEPECPNHAIYEGGIDWALSDGNTVRGPYTLVDGRVVDADSKQKPISNEYYFIVPSKCTECVGFHDEPQCAAVCPVDCCVPDPAHRESEEELLQRKANLHL